The window CAGGAGCTCGTGGACTGGTTCGACGAGCAGCTCGACCACGGCACCGACGCCCTCGTCCGCGACCTGAAGCGGCTCACGCGGGCGAACATGGAGAGCGAGATCGACCGCTTCGTCGACGCGCTCGCGGCCGACGCCATCCTCCCCGAGGACTTCTGACCCGCATTCTCAGGTTCGAGCGGGCGCCGGGCGGTCAGCCCGTCCCTTCGTCAAAGGAGGCGCGCGGTATCAGGCGTAGCGCGCCACCACCGCGTCGGCCACCAGCTCCAGTGCCTTTCGCGGGCGGTCCGGGAGGTGCGCGGCCTCCAGCGACGCCTTGGCGGCCGCCACGTGCTCCAGCGCCCTCTCGCGGGCAGTCTCCAGCGCGCCCGTGGCCGCGATGTGGTCGCACACGCACTTCGCCTCCCCAGGCGTGGTGACCTCGGCGCGGAGGTCCAGCGCGCGCAGCCGCTCGTCGCTGCGGCGGGCCAGGATCAGCGGGAGCGTGACGGTGCCGTCGAGCAGGTCGGTGCCCCGGTCCTTGCCGGTGCGCGCGGCGGGGCCGGACACGTCGAGCACGTCGTCGAAGATCTGGAAGGCCAGCCCCACGCCGGCGCCGAAGTCGCCGAGCGCCTCGGCGGCCGGCGGGCCCGGATCGCCGAGGCGGGCGCCGAGCCGGCAGGCGGCCTCGAACAGGCGGCCGGTCTTGAGCCCGCAGCGCGTCAGGTAGCGCTCCTCGCCCACGTCGGGCGACCATGCGTCCTCGCGCTGCATGAGCTCGCCGCGGGCCAGCGCCGAGGACGCCTGGGAGAGGTCGCGCACCGCGTCGGGGCTGCCGCCGCGGACGAGCTCCGCGAACGCGCGCGAGAACAGGAGGTCGCCGGTGGCGGTGGCCGCCCCGCGGCCGTCGCTGGCGAAGACGGTGGGGCGCCCGCGGCGCAGCGGCGCGCGGTCGAGCACGTCGTCGTGCACGAGCGTGGCCATGTGCAGCAGCTCCACGGCGGCGGCGGCCCCCACCAAGTCGTCGCTCGCGCGATCGCCGGCGCAGAGGA of the Thermoleophilaceae bacterium genome contains:
- a CDS encoding polyprenyl synthetase family protein yields the protein MSAEAGAAAAGFAEVLAAGGPELGGLLERTETRLAAVARGHGATLGSHAGATLAAGGKRLRPMLVFLCAGDRASDDLVGAAAAVELLHMATLVHDDVLDRAPLRRGRPTVFASDGRGAATATGDLLFSRAFAELVRGGSPDAVRDLSQASSALARGELMQREDAWSPDVGEERYLTRCGLKTGRLFEAACRLGARLGDPGPPAAEALGDFGAGVGLAFQIFDDVLDVSGPAARTGKDRGTDLLDGTVTLPLILARRSDERLRALDLRAEVTTPGEAKCVCDHIAATGALETARERALEHVAAAKASLEAAHLPDRPRKALELVADAVVARYA